A genomic segment from Sulfitobacter mediterraneus encodes:
- a CDS encoding DUF418 domain-containing protein — MTNAAPPAPQSRLAGLDLARYLAFVGMVIVNFKIAMGAENDGGWLSLLSGALEGRAAATFVVLAGIGLGLAGRKALDQTVSVSLRRAVFLLAIGLMNMLIFEADILHYYAFYFLFGVLLLPLSSRTLVLAILALNLAFVAMVFLFEYDTGWNWETFAYADFWKPAGFVRNLFFNGWHPVIPWLGFLLFGIVLSRLALSERRAQLALVGLGAGALAFAEGASFVLAHMLVPLDAEFALLVTTDPVPPMPLYSLAGFGAASLVIGLCLIVARPLGRWRILPLIVPAGRQTLTLYIAHILVGMGTLEALNMLGGQTIAQAVGAALLFCLGATIYANIWSLVFKRGPIEALMRKVAG; from the coding sequence ATGACAAATGCCGCACCCCCTGCCCCGCAAAGCCGTCTTGCCGGTTTGGATCTTGCCAGATACCTCGCCTTTGTCGGGATGGTCATTGTGAACTTCAAGATCGCGATGGGTGCGGAAAATGATGGCGGCTGGCTCAGCCTGCTGAGCGGTGCCTTGGAAGGGCGCGCCGCAGCGACCTTTGTCGTGCTGGCGGGGATCGGCCTTGGCCTTGCGGGGCGCAAAGCCTTGGATCAAACGGTGTCTGTATCCCTGCGCCGGGCGGTGTTTTTATTGGCGATTGGCCTCATGAACATGCTGATCTTCGAGGCCGACATTCTGCATTATTACGCCTTCTACTTTCTGTTTGGGGTGCTGCTTTTGCCCCTGTCCTCCCGCACGTTGGTCTTGGCCATTCTGGCGCTCAACCTGGCCTTTGTCGCCATGGTTTTCTTGTTCGAATATGACACCGGCTGGAATTGGGAGACCTTCGCCTACGCCGATTTCTGGAAGCCTGCGGGCTTTGTCCGGAACCTGTTTTTCAATGGCTGGCACCCCGTCATTCCTTGGCTTGGATTCTTGCTGTTTGGCATCGTACTCAGCCGCCTTGCCTTGTCAGAACGCCGGGCTCAGTTGGCCTTGGTGGGCCTCGGCGCTGGCGCGCTGGCCTTTGCCGAAGGGGCCAGCTTCGTACTGGCACATATGCTGGTGCCGCTCGATGCGGAGTTTGCCCTGCTGGTCACGACCGACCCGGTCCCGCCGATGCCGCTTTATAGCTTGGCGGGGTTCGGGGCTGCCTCTTTGGTGATTGGGCTGTGTCTTATAGTGGCAAGGCCGCTGGGCCGGTGGCGCATTCTTCCGTTGATCGTGCCTGCTGGGCGGCAAACACTGACTCTCTATATTGCGCATATCCTCGTGGGAATGGGCACGCTTGAGGCCTTGAATATGCTCGGTGGTCAGACCATCGCGCAAGCGGTTGGCGCAGCGCTGTTGTTCTGTCTTGGCGCGACGATCTATGCCAATATTTGGTCGCTGGTCTTCAAACGCGGCCCGATTGAGGCACTGATGCGCAAGGTCGCGGGCTAA
- a CDS encoding acetoin utilization protein AcuC: MNSPLFIGHEIYRGSSYGRWHPLRVPRVSTVMDLSRALGWLPTGQFITSPRAKPEALVNWHTADYIDALQRVEADQIATADDLSRHDIGSVTNPVFPEIFRRPATAAGGSILAGELLRDGGVVYNPAGGTHHGMPDRANGFCYLNDPVLAMLSLRRFGIRRIAFVDIDAHHPDGVEAGFGGDPDCLMISVHEARLWPRSGPVENDGGGNALNIAVPRGFNDSEMAFVRDALILPRVEAFAPDAIVLLCGADAVEEDPLSHLHLSNNAHWDILRRLMGMAPRLLVLGGGGYNPWSVGRLWTGIWGILNGQDLPATLPTEAEVILRALRFDGNRRGKNAPEHWFTTLQDKPRLGDVRDEVKEVVRQLLLRPVL; encoded by the coding sequence ATGAACAGCCCGCTTTTCATCGGACATGAGATTTATCGTGGCTCCAGCTATGGCCGATGGCACCCTTTGCGGGTGCCGCGTGTATCTACGGTGATGGATCTGTCGCGGGCCTTGGGGTGGTTGCCTACGGGCCAATTTATCACATCGCCCCGCGCCAAGCCTGAGGCATTGGTGAACTGGCACACAGCCGATTACATCGATGCGTTGCAGCGGGTCGAAGCGGACCAGATCGCTACCGCAGATGATCTCTCCCGCCATGACATTGGAAGCGTTACCAATCCGGTCTTCCCCGAGATTTTCCGGCGCCCGGCCACAGCTGCGGGTGGGTCCATCCTTGCAGGTGAGCTGCTGCGCGACGGCGGTGTTGTCTATAACCCTGCCGGCGGCACCCATCACGGTATGCCGGACCGCGCCAACGGGTTCTGCTATCTCAATGATCCCGTGCTTGCGATGCTCAGCCTGCGCCGCTTTGGCATACGGCGAATTGCCTTTGTGGATATCGATGCGCACCACCCCGATGGCGTGGAAGCAGGCTTTGGCGGCGATCCCGATTGCCTGATGATCTCGGTGCATGAGGCACGGTTATGGCCGCGCAGCGGACCGGTCGAAAACGATGGGGGCGGAAATGCGCTCAACATTGCGGTGCCGCGCGGGTTTAACGACAGTGAAATGGCCTTTGTTCGCGATGCGCTGATCCTTCCCCGCGTGGAGGCTTTTGCGCCGGATGCGATCGTGCTGCTTTGCGGGGCGGATGCGGTCGAAGAAGATCCTTTGTCCCATTTGCACCTCAGCAACAACGCGCATTGGGATATCCTGCGCCGGCTCATGGGTATGGCGCCAAGGCTGCTAGTGCTGGGCGGGGGTGGCTATAATCCGTGGTCCGTTGGTCGTCTCTGGACCGGGATCTGGGGCATTTTGAACGGGCAGGATTTGCCTGCAACATTGCCGACGGAGGCCGAGGTTATTCTGCGGGCTTTGCGGTTTGACGGCAATCGCCGCGGCAAGAACGCGCCAGAGCATTGGTTCACGACATTGCAAGATAAACCGCGCCTCGGGGATGTGCGGGATGAGGTCAAAGAGGTTGTGCGGCAGTTGTTGTTGCGACCTGTACTTTGA
- a CDS encoding acetylornithine deacetylase/succinyl-diaminopimelate desuccinylase family protein — MTTSLASAIAAKRDDLIALTQDMIRIPTLNPPGQDYRLICEYLDKRLSAHGFETQLIRAHGTPGDSTKYPRWNIIARREGRHAGDCVHFNSHTDVVEVGAGWTFDPFGAEVSDGKIYGRGTCDMKGGLAASIIAAEAFIETHPDFSGAVEISGTADEESGGYGGVAYLAEQGYFDPARVQHVIIPEPLNKDRICLGHRGGWWAEIETKGEIAHGSMPFLGDCAVRHMGAVLTEFEDKLFPAMAARWTEMPVVPEGARQSTMNINSIHGGQKEQDDDFTGLPAHCVPDSCRIVIDRRFLVEEPLDQVRGEVTDLLEGLRETRADFDYELTELNSVLPSMTDKDAPVVRTVAKAIEDVMGKPAEYVASPGTYDQKHIDRIGKLKNCIAYGPGVLELAHKPDEWIGIDDMIDSAKVMGAALETLLLPQG, encoded by the coding sequence ATGACAACATCGCTTGCCTCCGCCATCGCCGCCAAACGTGACGATCTGATCGCACTGACCCAGGATATGATCCGCATTCCGACGCTGAACCCGCCCGGTCAGGATTATCGCCTGATCTGCGAGTATCTGGACAAGCGGTTGTCGGCGCATGGATTTGAAACGCAACTGATCCGCGCTCATGGCACGCCGGGAGACAGCACAAAATACCCGCGCTGGAACATCATCGCACGGCGCGAGGGGCGTCATGCGGGTGACTGTGTGCATTTCAACAGCCACACGGATGTCGTCGAGGTCGGCGCAGGCTGGACCTTTGATCCCTTTGGCGCCGAGGTTTCGGATGGCAAGATCTACGGGCGCGGCACCTGCGACATGAAGGGCGGCTTGGCGGCCTCTATCATCGCGGCGGAAGCCTTTATCGAAACCCATCCCGACTTTTCCGGCGCGGTTGAGATTTCGGGCACTGCGGATGAAGAATCCGGTGGCTATGGCGGTGTCGCTTATCTGGCCGAACAGGGTTATTTCGACCCGGCCCGCGTGCAGCATGTGATCATCCCCGAACCTCTGAACAAAGATCGCATTTGTCTGGGCCATCGCGGCGGCTGGTGGGCGGAAATCGAGACAAAGGGCGAGATTGCCCATGGCTCCATGCCGTTTCTGGGCGATTGCGCCGTGCGGCACATGGGGGCAGTCCTGACCGAATTTGAAGACAAATTGTTCCCGGCGATGGCGGCCCGTTGGACAGAAATGCCAGTCGTGCCCGAGGGGGCGCGGCAATCAACCATGAATATCAATTCCATCCATGGCGGCCAGAAGGAACAGGATGATGACTTCACAGGACTGCCCGCCCATTGTGTGCCAGACAGCTGCCGTATCGTCATCGACCGCCGATTTTTGGTCGAAGAACCCTTGGACCAGGTGCGCGGCGAAGTGACCGACCTTCTCGAAGGGTTGCGCGAGACCCGCGCCGATTTCGACTATGAGCTGACCGAGCTGAATTCCGTCTTGCCCTCCATGACCGACAAGGACGCGCCCGTGGTGCGGACCGTGGCAAAGGCGATTGAGGATGTGATGGGCAAACCGGCTGAATATGTTGCATCACCCGGCACCTATGATCAAAAACACATCGATCGGATCGGCAAGCTGAAAAACTGCATTGCCTATGGGCCGGGGGTTCTGGAATTGGCACATAAACCTGATGAGTGGATTGGCATCGATGATATGATCGACAGCGCCAAGGTCATGGGCGCGGCGCTGGAAACGCTCCTGCTGCCTCAGGGTTGA
- a CDS encoding Hsp70 family protein, with the protein MSSTLGIDFGTSNSAAGYVRGGAPVLIDLEEGAQTLPTAVFFDFDAKKMRVGERAAKALLSGEEGRYMRGLKSLLGTRLMRESRMLLGERLDFIDIVGRFLAEVKRRAEAATGESFDRALSGRPVQFHTADKARNDQALLDLTEAYTRAGFSDVRFLNEPEAAAIANRAALEDGDLGLVVDIGGGTSDFTLFRQKQGGDIDILASHGVRIGGTDFDRRLSIAKVMPQLGMGSDIRHAFGNDTHVAPNAIFNDLATWQKIPFLYGPDTRRAARELARFAVHPKRLARLEKVLEDELGHDLAFAVEAGKIMANDPTQTDPVIHVGMLKSGATLPLPAAFMHRKLAPLADQIGEAAQTTLAMADVPATAVNKLIFVGGSGLMQVVEDALRKSFPAAQMHRGAAMTAIVSGLAIRSATAFDDQP; encoded by the coding sequence ATGTCATCTACATTGGGCATTGATTTTGGCACATCCAATTCGGCGGCGGGCTATGTCCGGGGTGGCGCGCCGGTGCTGATTGACCTTGAGGAGGGTGCGCAAACCCTGCCGACAGCAGTGTTTTTTGACTTTGACGCCAAGAAGATGAGAGTTGGGGAGCGGGCCGCGAAGGCGCTTTTGTCGGGCGAGGAAGGCCGGTATATGCGGGGTCTCAAAAGCCTGCTTGGCACCCGTTTGATGCGTGAAAGCCGGATGCTCCTAGGGGAACGACTGGATTTCATCGACATTGTCGGGCGGTTTCTGGCTGAGGTAAAACGCCGCGCCGAGGCGGCGACGGGTGAATCCTTTGATCGGGCGCTGTCAGGGCGGCCCGTTCAGTTTCACACCGCAGATAAGGCCCGCAATGATCAGGCTTTGCTGGATCTGACCGAAGCCTATACCCGTGCGGGGTTTTCCGATGTGCGTTTCCTGAATGAGCCTGAGGCGGCGGCGATAGCCAATCGGGCGGCGCTAGAGGATGGTGATCTTGGTCTGGTGGTTGATATTGGCGGCGGCACATCGGATTTTACGCTGTTCCGGCAGAAGCAGGGCGGCGACATTGATATTCTGGCAAGCCATGGTGTGCGTATCGGCGGCACCGATTTTGACCGACGTTTGAGCATTGCCAAAGTGATGCCGCAGCTGGGCATGGGCAGCGACATCCGCCACGCCTTTGGCAATGACACCCATGTCGCACCGAATGCGATCTTTAATGATCTGGCAACATGGCAGAAGATCCCGTTTCTTTATGGCCCTGACACCCGCCGTGCAGCGCGGGAATTGGCCAGGTTTGCTGTGCATCCCAAACGTCTGGCGCGGCTTGAAAAGGTGCTTGAGGATGAATTGGGTCATGATCTGGCCTTTGCGGTTGAGGCGGGCAAGATCATGGCCAATGACCCTACGCAGACAGATCCGGTGATCCATGTGGGCATGTTAAAATCAGGCGCGACCCTGCCTTTACCAGCCGCCTTCATGCACAGGAAACTTGCACCTCTTGCAGATCAAATTGGTGAGGCGGCGCAAACCACGCTTGCGATGGCGGATGTGCCCGCGACGGCGGTGAACAAGTTGATCTTTGTGGGCGGGTCAGGGCTGATGCAGGTGGTCGAAGACGCCCTGCGCAAAAGCTTCCCCGCTGCGCAAATGCATCGCGGCGCGGCAATGACGGCCATTGTCAGCGGTCTGGCGATCCGATCTGCAACGGCCTTTGACGATCAACCCTGA
- a CDS encoding ABC transporter substrate-binding protein, whose translation MFHLRTILLGASTAALMAGTAMAKDDITLAMQLEPPHLDPTSAAAGAIDSVLYSNVFEGLTRFMGDGSVVPGLAESWEISDDGLTYTFKLRSGVTFHDGTTMDAEDVKFSLDRINAEDSANAQKALYSAISSVTVIDPTTVEVKLSEPNGNMLFNLAWGDAVIVAPESIENIKQQPIGTGAFKFDSWSQGDKIEISRNPDYWGTPAVLSKATFKFISDPTAAFAAMMAEDVDVFSGFPAPENLPQFEADPRFQVLIGSTEGETILSTNNKMPPFDNVKVRAAVAHAIDRQAIIDGAMFGYGTPIGTHFAPHNPAYVDHTGMSNYDPERAKALLAEAGFPNGFETTLHLPPPSYARRGGEIIAAQLAAVGIKAEISNVEWAQWLETVFKGKNFGLTIVSHTEPMDIGIYANPDYYFQYDNPAFQELMTKLNSTTDPDMRTAMLGEAQTIISNDYVNGYLFQLAALSVAKAGVQGLWANAPTQANDLTAVSWSE comes from the coding sequence ATGTTCCACCTTCGCACCATTCTGCTGGGCGCAAGTACTGCCGCCCTGATGGCAGGCACAGCCATGGCCAAAGATGACATCACATTGGCCATGCAGCTTGAACCGCCACACCTTGATCCGACCTCTGCTGCCGCTGGGGCCATCGATTCTGTGCTTTATTCCAATGTGTTCGAGGGGCTGACCCGGTTTATGGGTGATGGCTCTGTCGTTCCGGGTTTGGCTGAATCCTGGGAAATCTCTGATGATGGGCTGACCTATACATTCAAGCTGCGCTCGGGTGTGACCTTCCATGACGGCACCACCATGGATGCCGAAGACGTGAAATTCAGCCTCGACCGCATCAACGCCGAAGACAGTGCCAATGCGCAAAAGGCGCTCTATTCTGCCATCTCAAGCGTGACAGTCATCGACCCTACAACGGTCGAGGTCAAACTGTCCGAACCCAATGGCAACATGTTGTTTAACCTCGCTTGGGGTGACGCCGTGATCGTCGCGCCCGAAAGCATTGAGAATATCAAGCAACAGCCCATCGGCACTGGCGCGTTCAAATTCGACAGCTGGTCGCAGGGCGACAAGATCGAGATCAGCCGCAACCCGGATTACTGGGGCACCCCTGCAGTGCTGTCCAAGGCCACTTTCAAATTCATCTCTGACCCGACTGCCGCTTTTGCCGCGATGATGGCCGAAGATGTCGATGTCTTCAGCGGCTTTCCCGCCCCTGAAAACCTTCCGCAGTTTGAGGCAGACCCACGTTTTCAGGTTCTGATCGGATCTACCGAAGGTGAAACAATCCTGTCGACCAACAACAAGATGCCGCCCTTTGACAACGTCAAGGTGCGGGCCGCTGTGGCCCATGCAATTGACCGTCAGGCGATCATCGACGGGGCGATGTTTGGCTATGGCACCCCAATCGGCACGCATTTTGCGCCGCACAACCCCGCCTATGTCGACCATACCGGGATGAGCAATTATGACCCCGAGCGCGCCAAGGCGCTGCTGGCCGAGGCAGGCTTTCCCAACGGGTTTGAGACCACGCTGCACTTGCCACCCCCTTCCTACGCCCGTCGCGGCGGAGAGATCATCGCAGCACAGCTTGCCGCTGTTGGGATCAAAGCCGAGATCAGCAATGTCGAATGGGCGCAATGGCTGGAAACCGTGTTCAAAGGCAAGAACTTTGGCCTGACCATCGTCAGCCATACGGAACCAATGGATATCGGGATCTATGCCAACCCGGACTATTACTTCCAGTACGACAACCCAGCCTTCCAAGAGCTGATGACCAAACTGAACAGCACGACCGACCCAGACATGCGCACCGCGATGCTGGGCGAGGCGCAGACCATCATCTCGAATGATTATGTGAATGGTTACCTGTTCCAACTGGCGGCGCTGTCAGTGGCCAAAGCTGGCGTTCAGGGTCTCTGGGCCAATGCACCAACGCAGGCCAACGACCTTACGGCGGTCAGCTGGTCCGAGTAA